The following is a genomic window from Platichthys flesus chromosome 13, fPlaFle2.1, whole genome shotgun sequence.
CTCTGCACGCcctgcctccatctctctctctctctctctctctctctctctctctctctctctctctctctctctctctcctaatCTCTCTATCTTTGCTGCATCGCAACGCTCTGtcgttgccatggcaacaaaggaggagaacaaaaagacctgctgcttttctttttttgattctgTCGTTCGGACAgatgttgtgtttcctgctgcgACGCTCGCTTGTTAGCTCCTGAGGTAAAACATCTGGCAGACAGACGTGTCAtcacacacacccctctctctctctcatgctcaGTAATGTTGCACGCCCACGGACTTCTGTCACTCATCTTCAGTCCATGCCATGATCACCACGGCAACTGTGCCACCATgccgtccccgtccccgtcgGGTCGATTCCAGATCGAACACTGATGGATCCTTGCAGCGCATCACTAATTATTAATAGagacatgacatcatcagccAGCTGACTGTGTTTACTCACATTCCTCTCAGTCGAATCAGAACCTGGTTGTTAAGGTTCTGCTCCACAGCATCCACAAAGTCCTGCACCTCCTCGATCTGCTGCTGAacctcctctgtctgctgctgctgcacctctAACTCCTGCACCTGTTCTGTGTGCTGCTGTTCAGTCTGGAGCATCTCCTCAGtctgcgcctcctcctcctcttcagtttgctgcagctcctcaaccttctgctcctcctccctctgctccttttcACTCTGCTGCATATCCACAttctccttgtcctcctttACCACTTCACTCTGTTGCATCTTGTCCTGCTTTtgctgcatctcctcctcctgctgcacctcctcctgcaccttGTATTGCTCCTGTTGCACCTCCCCTTCACATGGCACTTCCTGCTGCTCGGGCAGCTgcgcctcctccgcctcctcgtTCATCTCGCGCTGGGTGAGGAGCAGTTGGAGGTGCAGGAGGTGTCGTGGTAGAGTCTCTGAGGAGCGTCCGGACGTCTCTCACTCCGACTCGCTCCTGAAAACAGAGACGCCGATTTCGCCCATTTGGGGTTCGATGAAACTTCCCCCAACTTCCTGTGATGTCACCTGTCGCCACGGCCAATCACCAACACTGACCTCTGACACGACCCGCCTGCGGAGGGGAGTGGTTAAAGGTCACCGGACAAGGTGCAGGTCACAAGTCAACAAAGTGATCAACTGACTTCCTCCGGCGCCGCGGCAACAAGATGATCCAGATGAATGTCCCTCAGCATCGCCGTGGCAACGCACAGAGGAAGTCAACCAGCAATAAagacaggatggagagagagggagagagagggtggagagagagggagagagaggagagagagagagggagagagagggtggagagagagggagagagagggtggagagagagggagagagaggagagagagagggagagagaggagagagagggagagagagggtggagagagagggagagagagggtggagagagagggagagagagtgagagagaggagagagagggaggagagagagagagagggaggagagagagagagagaaggaggagagagagaagcagagagggaggagagagagagagggaggagagggagagagagagaaagcgagggaggagagagagagtgagggaggagagggagatggagagagagagaaagaggagagagagggggagaggggagagagagagagagagagagggagatggagagagagagagagagaaagaggagagagagggggagaggggagagagagagagagagagagagagagagagacgagagagaacATCGCAGAGCGTTTCCGTGGTAACTCAACACCGGTTGCTAAGAGTGATGGAATCCTGACTCCGCCCCCTCCCagtttcaaacacacaactttagtGTCGACtcagacaccagcagcaggagtgtgtgtgggttctaCACAATGATGATGTCACGGTCCTGAGAATGAGAGTCACCTCTTCAGTCAAGAGCAGGTCCAGTCAGAGGCAGGACCTGCTGGCGCCCTCTAGAGGCCGTGGTGGTCAGTTCAGCCCCAACGtgtcagacagaaacacactcatttCACACTGGTGTGTATCACATCAcgtgtgtgctgctgttgtgtgtctgctgacaACTCTGATGTGGAGTCGGTGAGTACAAGGCCTCAGCACCTCAAGCAGAACACAACACGAGTGTGaacctgaaaaataaaacttaatcATTTGTttcccatgaattattcagactattacacacatacacacacagagcagggcaGACTgacctaacacacacacacacacacacacactcatcatctGTGGTTACCCTGTCCTCCTACAAGAAGACATGGGACGAGTCACTTTGAACAGAAACAAGAAGACAacacacgtgtttgtgtttgtggttacGTTTGATTCCAGATGTGAAGCTACAATAACTGAGATGTTCCCCCCAGCTGGACACAGAGAAGACAAGCCCTCAGGTCCTCATGCATCCAGGGGGACACAACAGGtccatgtaaacaaagcatGGGGGcatgacgtgtgtgtgggtgtgtgggtgtgtgtgtgtgtgtgtgtgggtgtgtgtgtcagtgtgtcgtCTGTATTTTGTGACCAATCAACCAGTGACCTCATGTATAGTTCTCTTTATAATTATCTCTATAAAGAGAAGTGGAGAATAGggagtgatttcagacacaaCTCAGTGtgtccctctcacacacatacacattcacacaaagacacacacacacacacacgcacactcccTCTGGAGGCCCCTGTTGGGATAATGATGTTAATTAAAATCGTTGTTATGTTGTTCCTGGACGTTTCTGATCAATGTTgaaacttttaatttattttctaaagaTATGACTCACAGAACATTAgacacagaccctggatcagaggggttcacacagatcctggatcagagggcttcacacagatcctggatcggaggggttcacacagaccctggatcggaggggttcacacagatcctggatcagaggggttcacacagaccctggatcggaggggttcacacagatcctggatcagaggggttcacacagaccctggatcggaggggttcacacagatcctggatcagaggggttcacacggatcctggatcagaggggttcacacagaccctggatcggaggggttcacacagaccctggatcagaGGGGTTCACACGGATCCTGGATCGGAGGGGTTCACACGGATCCTGGATCGGAGGGGTTCACACAGATCCTGGATCGGAGGGGttcacacagaccctggatcagaggggttcacacagaccctggatcagaggggttcacacagatcctggatcagagggcttcacacagatcctggatcggaggggttcacacagaccctggatcggaggggttcacacagatcctggatcggaggggttcacacagaccctggatcggaggggttcacacagaccctggatcagaGGGGTTCACACGGATCCTGGATCGGAGGGGttcacacagaccctggatcggaggggttcacacagatcctggatcagagggGTTCACATGGATCCTGGATCAGAGGGGTTCACACAGATCCTGGATCGGAGGGGTTCACACGGATCCTGGATCAGAGGGGTTCACACAGATCCTGGATCGGAGGGGttcacacagaccctggatcagaggggttcacacggatcctggatcagaggggttcacacggatcctggatcagaggggttcacacagaccctggatcagaggggttcacacagatcctggatcagaggggttcacacagaccctggatcagaggggttcacacagaccctggatcagaggggttcacacagatcctggatcagaggggttcacacagaccctggatcagaggggttcacacagatcctggatcagaggggttcacacagaccctggatcagaggggttcacacagatcctggatcagaggggttcacacagaccctggatcagaggggttcacacagaccctggatcagaggggttcacacagatcctggatcagaggggttcacacagaccctggatcagaggggttcacacagaccctggatcagaggggttcacacagatcctggatcagaggggttcacacagaccctggatcagaggggttcacacagatcctggatcagaggggttcacacagaccctggatcagaggggttcacacagatcctggatcagaggggttcacacagaccctggatcagaggggttcacacagaccctggatcagaggggttcacacagaccctggatcagaggggttcacacagaccctggatcagaggggttcacacagatcctggatcagagggGTTCACACAGATTCTTGTTGTGTTCACTTGTTCTCATGTCTTTGTAGATTTTGATCAGAGGACGAGCTCCAATCTAAATTCCACGATTCAgcataaatattcatgtttgaaGTTTTGACTCTTAAGTCTCTTACCCGGTCTTCACAGTGCCGTGATTGGCAGGTCCACGGACACGCCCCTCTATGCTGCACCTGCTCCTGATTGGGTGCTGCAGCCAGATCActgatttgattggctgcaAAGTGTCACCTAttggagagagaggacgagttagactttaaaaaaaggtaAGCCACGCCTCCTCCGTGTCAGCAGACGGGTTTCCAGTTTAATACAGATGTTGAACAGATGTTTGTCttttcaggtcgttcttatctcactgaagTTCAACcgttctgatcagtttggttttaatttgttatttaatgaaataaaatgggcagggacgtgatgattgacagcggagactgactcctgattggttgagcacaTCTACGGGTGTGACCTTGTTAGCATTGGAGCAAGATGGCCGCCTTCACATGTGATATCGTGGCTTCATTACTGGATAGTGAGAGATAATGAAATGAGTCTGAGGGTTgaatgattaaattaaaacttcCAACGTATTTTTTGAACCACTTTTCCTTGAACACACTTGTTTACACGGGTGTGTTGTGTCCCCCTGGATGCACGAGGACCTGAGGGTTTGTCTTCTCTGTGTCCAGCTGGTGATCATATCAATAACACAGTGAGTTAAAGGAAAGTTTCTGCAAATAAAAGTGATTATTGTTCCTCTGAACACAACCTGCTGAGTCGTTTCACTCCTCCTACTCCTCTGAGGCTGTTCCTTCacaaactgcccccccccccccaaaaaaaaaaaaaaaaaactgcaaaagacGTCAGGCCTAAAATTAGATGAAGCTTGAAAAGGGGAAATGAAATCGCTCTGAGCAGAAACTGAGCCGGATCGAGACCAGGACATGGAAAACTGCTCCAAGTATTTAACTTGTAGATTTTACTtctatttttcatgttttgaaaAGATTCCAATAAATATGATCAGATGataaatttgttttataaacAGAACTACGTTACGTCTTGTTTATGTTTGGTCTATAAAGGTACAGTTGATAATTAAGACTTTTTTTGATTTGGTTTCAACTGCTTCTTTTAGAGCAGAAGAGACTTAGACCCTGATCTATTATAGAAtacagaagaaataaaacaccaTTAAAGGCTGAACAGTCGAGAACAGAGCAGACGTTCTGATCATCAAACAGACGAGTGAAACCAAAACCTGGAGTTTGGACAGAATGAAGACAGACGTCaaagaaataatcaaaaagCTGAGAAGGAGAtgagacacattcaaattgtGTTCATGAGTGTGTTAGTGTCTCACTGTCCATGTGTCTCCATGTTGTGCAGCACCGCAGCTCTCGTGCTCGTAAACAAACCCTCATGACAACATACAGGCCGTCTGATTGGCCGGTGGACCAACTAACTGTTTAATGGTTCTTCATAATCAGCATCGACACTGAAGAGACAATTAAAGATGACCGCGTAGGCgactggaggagtgtgtgtgtgtgtgtgtgtctgtgtgtttcattaatattcagcccctttgtttttcaaaaggcTTTTGAGCAGCAAGTGGACAAACCGGAGCAGAGCTGAGAgacgtgtttgttttttaaatctccatCAGACGGACGCTGAACAAAAATCACGGCTTCGCTTGTTTTATGACAAACTAGAAAAATCATTCAGTTCTAAGTTCTAGTTTCTGTCTCAGCTGATTTCAACTGAAACATTTAATCTACTTTTTATTCACGAAAATCCTGAATctgtaaatatgcaaatatttgtTATCTtaaatttgtattgttattgaTAAGATGCATattgtgctgtgattggctctgcaCTCGTTGTGATGTCATGCAGATACAGAACCTTCACGTGTGAAACTGAAGCTGAGCACAGACCAACTTTAGTCTTAGCAggtgaaatgaaataaacataaatcattGTAgtgattatttttataatgaCGTTCCAACATCCCATAATCACTCTTTCAGATTTTaagattattttgtaaatgtctaAAGTTTGACCCAAgtatttgattttgattcattTTACCGGACATCACTTCAGATACAGATTGTTGTTCTGgactaaatacaaaattaaatatcaaaactACAACAGAATTAGTTGATGGTTACACATTACATGATcaaacacaataataacaacaataagagCATGAATGACAACATCAGAAAACAAACTGAGCTGAACCCATCATGTTGAGTTCTCTGTCCTCCTgacctgtctctgtctgaacTGTTGACTCCTCACGTGGCGTCACTGTCACCACCGCCGTCTTCCTGTCCAGAGCCGTGCAGAAGGAGCCCATCGCCAGCAGGagccacaggaggaggaggaggatgaagaggaggaggaggaggaggatgaagaggaggaggaggaggaggaaggagacaaaGGACTCTGGATCTTAGTGTTTTTACACCTGATGGAGAGACATCTTCCTTCTGCTCTCAGCCACATGCTGAAGCTCCCAGACtgatgctttctctctctctctctctctctctctctctctctctctctctctctctctctctctctctctctctctctctctctctctgtgtctctctctctcaggagtGGGTTGAGGTCTCTTGTCCTTTAACACAGGTTGAAGACGAGTGTGGACACTTTCAGTTGATTATTATTTCATCCAGAATAAGCATCCCTCTTCTGAGGTTCCTGGTTGAATCGAACTCTACATCAGGTTTTCAGCTTCCTGCtaatttacctttttaatgtcaaagtgaGAGAAGCTCAGGTGTTTGTAGAAGCTGCTCTGTTCCCACTGATCTCATCATTTACTCCTGTGACACGTCCAAATGTCGGCGGAGGAACAGACCTGAAGTCAGCGCTCaaataactcacacacacacaaacctcaatATCAGAATTCTTTATCGTAATGAGATTTTTTATGCACAgatatgttttattataaagcttactttttaaatgttgtttcgtacccaaaataataaaaaaagtacaGAAAACATCTTCACTTCTGTCACTGACACTTTATTGGTTTTTAACTTTCTGGTTTTTGCCCTGAAACAATGAACAGATGAAATGCAGACGTTCAACTTTCTGATTTaacaaaacactgaaatcaCTACGAGAATTCACCAAATTACAGAGAAGACACACTAAACAAAAACTCAAACAAATCTGGAGGTCTAAATCTAGATCGAGATTATTAAACCAAAACAGAACCAGACCCAGGAAATGTACACTGTAAAAAACTCCTCTAATTTGTTTACTTAAATTTACTTTTAGTCTTTGGAAGATCCTAAGAACTTAGTTTACTTTTCTTAAACTCATTCCATGATGAACATCTTCTGTTCTTCCGTCAGCGTCTGGGTCCGTTCACCGCCGGCGTCTTGttgctcctcagctgctccaggaATCCGGGGTTGGGGGAGGAGGCAGGCCGAGACGATTTGACCAATGAGAGGGCTTCATCGAAGGACTGGCCGTCATATGACATCAGGTAGCCGACGACCACAGACGGCGCCCGGGACACGCCGGTGTTACAGTGGACCAGCACCACACCCTTCTGAGGGACAAAcaacattatacattatatataacaTTATAACATTTTGTATTATCTTAATAtgttatatacatataaacaacATATAAGTTATTGAACTTGGTaactaaaatgttatttatttgtgacaTCAACcgaaaaacacaataattcatatcagaatttaaacaaaatcatgaaaaacttattcacacacattaaaaatgtaaacataacaATTGAGTTACTTTGTAAATAATCAAATCTaagaataaataattatatttaatcttATTTGAGAGTAGAATAGAATTGAATGCCTTTATTCTCATTGCACTGCTGTATAACACATCATGCGTGTCTCCCTGAGTCTTGAATACAGTGTACATTAGAACACACAACAGAATCGTCAAACAGAcacagcatatatatatacattatatatatatacattatatgtgTATATACTGCATATAGTGTATGAACAGGGCTGgatattaacaataaatacacaccCACGTATACACACGAGGAAGTTGTGTAGTTCTGTGACCAGCATATTGCATTAATCTTAATATCGAATATATTATAATGTTAAAATGAGCTTCTGAGCATatctttctcttgtttttacattttagaacATTCAGAATAATGTAGTTTTAATGTGCTCTGGAGAGTAGGATCTGAAGCTGTATTGCAGTATTTCTGTGTGAACACCAGAGGACGCTGCAGAGCAACAGAACAGAGAACTTCCTGTTGATCTCAACTGAAGAATCATTTAACtcaacagatgtttgtttgtttgttgtcagaTCCTGACGAGCGTCTCGTTACAGCCTcgttctgctgcagctcagagttcACTGAGCGGGAATCGAACTGACGTCAACCTGCTCATCGGGGTTagaacaggaaacaggagcTTCCCCAGAACGTCACAGGTTCCACTGAGACACATTCTCACAGATTCAGACACAGAGTTTAGGATTCGAACATGTGGACAATATCTGATCCATTCAGGCTAAACAGGCTGAAAGTTCAGTTACATCTGGATTCTGAAAAGAGATTAGTCAGCATTGATAATCTACTTGGGTTTGAAGCTGACCCAATAATTGATGGCTCAGATTTATCAATGAAGAAATAGCCTCATATTTCTTTTGAATATTCTGATCGGTTCTTCCTCGGTTTAGAGCATGTGATTCTCGTAGTTAACTTTTGGaagataaaaaacagaaacatgacgTTAATTCCTCATTTTGGTTTTGATCTATTATTTGGAGCAATTCTGAAAAGAATCCCTGAAAATATGAGAAACTTTAAAACTTCTAAAACTGAGCCAGATGTTTATCATGTGCATCATAAagacaatataaacacattatAAACACATTATAAACACATTATAAACCTGCCCTGTGTTTATGACCTCAGTCACATGATGCTGATAACTGATAGTCATCAGTAGCCAGATGGCCTGCTGGGTAATATGACCctgcatttcaaagtaaaagcatcgGTTTGATTATCAAGGCTGgaatttccacacacacacaagaaccaTATtataatgaacacacacacttcctgtaaTCATACACCcctaatgtgtgtatgtgtgtgtgtttgtgtgtgtttgtgtttgtgtgtgtgtgtgtgtgtgtgtgtgtgcgtgtgtgtgtgtgtgtgtgtgtgtgttcgtgtgtgtgtgtgtttgtgtgtgttaggggGTGTCATGTTAAGGTGAGTCCCAGGCCTTCGTTACTAAAAGCTTGTATGACACTGAGATCTGATCTGTGTGCAgcttaataaaacatgaacaaaactACAAATCTATTATTTAGAAACAGacgaggaggggaggagaggaggagaggaggagaggaggaggaagacgaggaggaggaggaggaggaggtagagaggagagTCATGTCGTTTTAAGACCTGTAGATCTGTGACCTTCTCCCTTTAACCCCGCTGCATTATGGGATTGATTCTCGTTGTTTGACTTAATCCACTCGTGTGTTTTCACCTGAGCTGCAGCGACTCTCACCTCCAGGATGAGAGTCGAATTTAGATGTTaatgcttcacttcctgtcagtgttcAACAAAGAGCTGCTGTCGTTTGAGACTGAAGCTTTAATAGTGTTATTGATTAAATGAGAagaagtgaatgtttgtggtGATGTCAGCGACGCTACCTCTGAGCGAGCCTGCTGGATGAAGTCACAACACTCCTGGATGTGAGTCAGCAGGTCAGCGTCAGGGAGATCCAGAATACTGACGGTCTTATAGATGAACAGGTCGGGGAAGATGTTCTCCACGCCGAAGGCCACGTTCAGGATGTGAgacacctggaggaggaggaggaggaggaggaggaggaggaggaggaggaggaggaggaggagcaggaggagggggaggaggagcaggagcaggagaaggaggagggggaggaggaggagcaggacgaggaggaggggcaGGCTCTTGATGATCACAGATTGATAAACAGTTATTAAATCAGGACCCCAGACAAACAGGAGTCTGACAGTCACAGAGAGTTATGACCTTATTTCACTTTTatcttgttattattttaatatttcatcagaAATTGAATTTCCGTGTGTCCACAGTGAAGCAgctgaacagacacacac
Proteins encoded in this region:
- the dusp19a gene encoding dual specificity protein phosphatase 19a, which produces MQSLTEEIQSFSRTRLRKQCTRVTSLSGRRIIETWKGSTITVVEDPAPPEKMLGYVPDTSWDLQVGIVKPYLLLGSQDAAHDFGTLRKHKVSHILNVAFGVENIFPDLFIYKTVSILDLPDADLLTHIQECCDFIQQARSEKGVVLVHCNTGVSRAPSVVVGYLMSYDGQSFDEALSLVKSSRPASSPNPGFLEQLRSNKTPAVNGPRR